From the Senegalimassilia faecalis genome, one window contains:
- the istB gene encoding IS21-like element helper ATPase IstB translates to MSAAVQASPLNRLAANLEELGLEGMASSVPEYVRLVADGRKSLVDAMLELTDAQIALKRRADDERRTRMANFPYIKTLADFDWGFQPSVPRGLVEQLATLEFIDRGDNVVLVGSPGVGKTHLSIAIGHEAVMARKQVYFADCSRLVEDLKHASAKEALARRMRFYEHCSLLIIDELGYLDIGKEGADLLFQLVNRRYALKRSTIVTTNVPVGRWGDVFGSNVTASAVADRLCHHCAMIKITGRSYRLKDVSIGGEDGKEEGA, encoded by the coding sequence GTGAGCGCCGCCGTGCAGGCCAGCCCCCTCAACCGCCTGGCGGCCAACCTCGAGGAGCTGGGGCTCGAGGGCATGGCGTCGTCGGTGCCCGAGTACGTCAGGCTCGTCGCCGACGGGAGGAAGAGCCTGGTCGACGCCATGCTCGAGCTCACCGACGCCCAGATAGCCCTCAAGCGGCGCGCCGACGACGAGCGCCGCACGAGGATGGCCAACTTCCCCTACATAAAGACGCTGGCCGACTTCGACTGGGGCTTCCAGCCGAGCGTGCCGCGCGGGCTGGTCGAGCAGCTGGCCACGCTCGAGTTCATCGACCGCGGCGACAACGTCGTGCTCGTCGGCAGCCCGGGCGTCGGCAAGACCCACCTGTCGATAGCCATAGGCCACGAGGCGGTGATGGCCCGCAAGCAGGTGTACTTCGCCGACTGCTCGAGGCTGGTCGAGGACCTCAAGCACGCCTCGGCGAAGGAGGCGCTGGCGCGCAGGATGCGGTTCTACGAGCACTGCAGCCTGCTGATAATAGACGAGCTCGGCTACCTCGACATCGGCAAGGAGGGCGCCGACCTGCTGTTCCAGCTGGTCAACAGGCGCTACGCGCTCAAGCGGTCGACCATCGTCACGACCAACGTGCCGGTGGGCAGGTGGGGCGACGTGTTCGGCAGCAACGTCACGGCCTCGGCGGTGGCCGACAGGCTTTGCCACCATTGCGCGATGATCAAGATAACGGGACGGTCATATCGCCTGAAGGACGTATCCATCGGCGGTGAGGACGGGAAGGAGGAGGGCGCCTAG
- the istA gene encoding IS21 family transposase, with the protein MAEKNLIGELDMYREAGIKPNFSDIAKRYGKDRHTVASYWRAEGGRPHDGRGDRAGSFDAHIEEVAAKAQLPGVTKKGIHEWLLHRYPGEDLAGYNAFTQFMRKNGIAVGASGGPEPHPRFETPPGLQLQFDWKESVKMANRDGELFEFNVFAATLGHSRRHIFIRSRTRTTDDLVRCMYATIARLGGVPREWVTDNMSALVTIKGGRRLKVQRAYEFAKAAGFELKLCRPRSPQTKGKVESSNRFLSRLMAYQGDFDGWDDIDEIVARIEDASNSEPNETTGLPPSALFMEEKDALLPVGNLRALEEAMGDVVRVARVPATMLVSAHGEPMSVPRRCIGRPARIVCMPGGAMDCYVGGELVATHVAGGPAYDPAHYAEAMAGKRWFGDAAGDIEAAAAANLGLLDSIGGSL; encoded by the coding sequence GTGGCGGAGAAGAACCTGATCGGAGAGTTGGACATGTACAGGGAAGCGGGCATAAAGCCCAACTTCAGCGACATAGCGAAGCGCTACGGCAAGGACAGGCACACCGTGGCGTCGTACTGGAGGGCCGAGGGCGGGCGGCCCCACGACGGGCGCGGCGACAGGGCGGGCTCGTTCGACGCGCACATCGAGGAGGTGGCAGCCAAGGCGCAACTGCCGGGAGTCACCAAGAAGGGCATCCACGAGTGGCTGCTGCACAGGTATCCCGGCGAGGACCTGGCCGGCTACAACGCCTTCACCCAGTTCATGCGCAAGAACGGCATCGCCGTCGGGGCCTCCGGGGGCCCGGAGCCGCACCCGCGCTTCGAGACGCCGCCCGGACTGCAGCTGCAGTTCGACTGGAAGGAGTCCGTCAAGATGGCAAACCGCGACGGCGAGCTGTTCGAGTTCAACGTGTTCGCGGCGACGCTGGGCCATTCCCGCAGGCACATATTCATCCGGTCGAGGACCAGGACGACCGACGACCTGGTCAGGTGCATGTACGCCACGATCGCGAGGCTCGGCGGCGTGCCGCGCGAGTGGGTCACGGACAACATGTCCGCCCTGGTGACGATCAAGGGCGGCAGGCGCCTCAAGGTCCAGCGCGCATACGAGTTCGCCAAGGCCGCCGGCTTCGAGCTGAAGCTGTGCCGCCCGCGCAGCCCCCAGACGAAGGGCAAGGTCGAGTCGTCGAACCGCTTCCTGTCGCGGCTCATGGCCTACCAGGGCGACTTCGACGGCTGGGACGATATCGACGAGATCGTCGCGCGGATCGAGGACGCCAGCAACTCCGAGCCCAACGAGACCACGGGGCTGCCGCCCTCCGCGCTGTTCATGGAGGAGAAGGACGCGCTGCTGCCCGTCGGCAACCTGCGCGCCCTCGAGGAGGCGATGGGCGACGTGGTGCGCGTGGCCAGGGTGCCGGCCACGATGCTGGTGAGCGCGCACGGCGAGCCCATGTCGGTGCCCAGGCGCTGCATCGGCAGGCCCGCCCGCATCGTCTGCATGCCCGGCGGCGCGATGGACTGCTACGTCGGCGGCGAGCTGGTGGCGACGCACGTGGCGGGCGGGCCGGCCTACGACCCGGCGCACTACGCCGAGGCCATGGCCGGCAAGCGGTGGTTCGGCGACGCCGCCGGCGACATCGAGGCGGCCGCCGCGGCCAACCTCGGCCTGCTCGACTCGATAGGGGGCTCGCTGTGA
- a CDS encoding ATP-binding protein yields the protein MKTWKGQANALCHRDYTTGTSVQVNVYMDFIEIVSPGLFPEGDSPDRHLEGSGGDSKQRNPNIAQVLFRSGMIEQYGTGIPRIKRARDAAGVAFSYRQDVNPTVIRFERPGAQTSDAAAISSTDAASPGSLEKLSETEKVAMQIAHDSGCVARKELMEQTGVGRVKATETLKRLAEKGLLEWVGSNQHDPRRYYRASGR from the coding sequence ATGAAAACGTGGAAGGGGCAAGCAAACGCGCTTTGCCACCGCGACTACACGACCGGCACGTCCGTTCAGGTAAACGTCTACATGGACTTCATCGAGATAGTGAGCCCCGGGCTGTTCCCCGAGGGCGACTCCCCCGACAGGCACCTCGAGGGATCGGGCGGCGACTCCAAGCAGCGCAACCCGAACATCGCGCAGGTGCTCTTCAGATCGGGCATGATCGAGCAGTACGGCACCGGCATACCGCGCATCAAGAGGGCGCGCGACGCCGCTGGCGTGGCATTCAGCTACCGCCAGGACGTCAACCCAACCGTAATACGCTTCGAGCGTCCCGGGGCACAGACGAGTGACGCCGCGGCCATCAGTTCAACAGACGCCGCCTCCCCCGGTTCCCTCGAAAAACTCAGCGAAACCGAGAAGGTCGCCATGCAGATTGCGCACGACTCGGGTTGCGTGGCGAGAAAAGAGCTCATGGAGCAAACGGGGGTCGGGAGGGTAAAGGCGACGGAGACCCTGAAGCGCCTTGCCGAAAAAGGACTTCTCGAATGGGTCGGATCAAACCAGCACGACCCAAGGCGGTACTATCGAGCAAGCGGGAGGTAA
- a CDS encoding FAD binding domain-containing protein, producing MAEPDAVPQKLRAGRIAGPKKRPHPLTLDAIEETDEEFRIGAMAALRQMETHAGLDAYSCGAIKAAFQDIVGVQFRNGATPGGSLWRRMGFSDIVTAFLAMDSYVELHEGGIVPLEWFVNMPYDKDILVRLIVKKRAGAFAYRAVRKQRTDLLTLNCMAAKLGDEYRVTMGARPGRAVLLRDDQDILADGISEASTAAFAEHAAGSIRVSGNMWGSVEYRRALAPVLVRRALLMLGEVR from the coding sequence ATGGCTGAGCCCGATGCAGTACCGCAGAAGCTTAGGGCTGGCCGCATAGCCGGTCCAAAGAAACGTCCGCATCCCCTTACCTTGGACGCTATCGAGGAGACCGACGAGGAATTCCGCATCGGCGCCATGGCCGCCCTGCGCCAGATGGAAACCCACGCCGGCCTTGACGCCTATTCCTGCGGCGCCATCAAGGCGGCGTTCCAAGACATCGTTGGCGTGCAGTTCCGCAACGGCGCTACGCCCGGCGGGAGCCTGTGGCGTCGCATGGGCTTCTCCGACATCGTCACGGCATTTCTTGCCATGGACAGCTACGTCGAGTTGCACGAAGGCGGCATCGTGCCTCTGGAATGGTTTGTGAACATGCCCTACGACAAGGACATCCTCGTGCGCCTCATCGTCAAGAAGCGCGCCGGCGCGTTCGCGTACCGGGCCGTGCGCAAGCAGCGCACCGACCTTCTCACGCTCAACTGCATGGCGGCGAAGCTGGGCGACGAATACCGCGTGACGATGGGCGCTCGCCCGGGTCGTGCCGTGCTTCTGCGCGACGACCAGGACATCCTTGCCGACGGCATCAGCGAGGCAAGCACCGCGGCGTTCGCCGAGCATGCCGCGGGAAGCATCCGCGTTTCCGGGAACATGTGGGGCAGCGTCGAGTATCGCCGCGCGCTCGCGCCCGTGCTCGTGCGCCGCGCCCTGCTGATGTTGGGGGAGGTGCGTTAG
- a CDS encoding (2Fe-2S)-binding protein, with the protein MEVKIKLNSKTVVDDVSADMLFIDFVRAHGCKSVKRGCETSACGLCTVMLDDVPALSCSTLAARADGRSVYALEGLQAEASEFVGFIADQGTEQCGFCNPGFVMNTIALLRENPDPTDDEILAYLSGNLCRCSDYVGQLRGIRAFLDEKHGKEVERG; encoded by the coding sequence ATGGAGGTCAAGATCAAGCTGAACAGCAAAACGGTGGTCGACGACGTCTCCGCCGACATGCTGTTCATCGATTTCGTGCGCGCTCACGGGTGCAAAAGCGTCAAGCGCGGCTGCGAGACGTCCGCGTGCGGCTTGTGCACGGTGATGCTCGACGACGTGCCCGCGCTGTCCTGCTCCACGTTAGCCGCCCGCGCCGACGGCCGCAGCGTCTACGCGCTGGAAGGCCTGCAGGCCGAGGCGTCGGAGTTCGTGGGCTTCATCGCCGATCAGGGCACCGAGCAGTGCGGTTTCTGCAACCCCGGCTTCGTTATGAACACCATCGCGCTGCTGCGCGAGAACCCCGATCCCACCGACGACGAGATCTTGGCGTACCTGAGCGGCAACCTGTGCCGTTGCTCGGACTACGTGGGCCAACTGCGCGGCATCCGCGCCTTCTTGGATGAAAAGCACGGCAAGGAGGTCGAGCGTGGATAA
- a CDS encoding xanthine dehydrogenase family protein molybdopterin-binding subunit has translation MDKPEYRSVGKSVRKKDSLQLLLGKPVYTEDIAPDALVVKLLRSPHANAMAKAIDTSKAKKVPGVVDAYTWEDVPDQRFSNAGQTYPETSPYDRLVIDRHVRFVGDVVAIVAAESEKAAQTALSRIKVEYDVLEPVLDFRTAKDNPVLVHPAFVTMKTGRPALCVFSRKESQTCGSPRHEMEVKVRLGANEDGRIRALEVTTLSNSGAYGEHGWATVGLTGHKSIPLYPGSLEAFKFDANVVYTNMQPSGACRGFGATQGQFAVESAVNELAAKLGRDPVELREQNMVREGMAMPAYFGEVANACALDRRMQHCSDMFGWKEKFPVRDMGNGKVRAAGIAMSMQGSGISGIDVGSVTVKLNDDGGYMLLIAAADMGTGCDTILAQMVAEHMECPVEAVSVFGAKSISEIVMNTPAPALAQAI, from the coding sequence GTGGATAAGCCTGAATACCGCTCCGTGGGCAAGTCGGTCCGCAAGAAGGACTCGCTGCAGCTTCTGCTGGGCAAGCCCGTCTACACTGAGGACATCGCGCCCGACGCGCTGGTGGTCAAGCTCCTGCGAAGCCCCCATGCCAACGCCATGGCGAAGGCCATCGACACGTCCAAGGCGAAGAAGGTGCCTGGCGTGGTGGACGCGTACACCTGGGAGGACGTGCCCGACCAGCGCTTCTCCAACGCCGGGCAGACCTACCCCGAAACCAGCCCCTACGATCGTCTGGTCATCGATCGGCACGTGCGTTTCGTGGGCGACGTGGTGGCCATCGTGGCAGCCGAGAGCGAGAAGGCGGCGCAAACGGCCCTTTCGCGCATCAAGGTGGAATATGACGTGCTGGAGCCCGTCCTGGATTTCCGCACCGCGAAGGACAACCCCGTGTTGGTGCATCCCGCGTTCGTCACCATGAAGACGGGGCGTCCGGCCCTGTGCGTGTTCTCGCGCAAGGAATCGCAAACCTGCGGGTCGCCGCGCCACGAGATGGAGGTCAAGGTCCGCCTGGGCGCCAACGAAGACGGCCGCATCCGCGCGCTCGAGGTTACCACGCTGTCGAACTCGGGCGCCTACGGCGAGCACGGCTGGGCCACGGTCGGCCTGACCGGCCACAAGTCCATCCCGCTCTACCCCGGCTCGCTCGAGGCGTTCAAGTTCGACGCGAACGTGGTGTACACGAACATGCAGCCGTCCGGCGCGTGCCGCGGCTTCGGTGCCACGCAGGGCCAGTTCGCCGTGGAGAGCGCCGTCAACGAGCTGGCGGCGAAGCTGGGTCGCGACCCGGTGGAGCTGCGCGAGCAGAACATGGTGCGCGAGGGCATGGCGATGCCCGCCTACTTCGGCGAGGTGGCCAACGCCTGCGCCCTGGACCGCCGCATGCAGCATTGCAGCGACATGTTCGGGTGGAAGGAGAAGTTCCCCGTACGCGACATGGGCAACGGCAAGGTGCGCGCCGCCGGCATCGCCATGTCCATGCAAGGTTCGGGTATCTCCGGCATCGACGTGGGCTCGGTCACCGTCAAGCTCAACGACGACGGGGGATACATGCTGCTCATCGCCGCGGCCGACATGGGCACGGGTTGCGACACCATCCTGGCCCAGATGGTCGCCGAGCATATGGAATGCCCCGTGGAGGCCGTGAGCGTGTTCGGTGCGAAGTCCATTAGCGAGATCGTCATGAACACGCCGGCTCCGGCGTTGGCGCAGGCCATCTAA
- the yqeC gene encoding selenium cofactor biosynthesis protein YqeC yields MLHIQRGLTAIIGSGGKSTLLRALAEELSRDARVIVATSTKMHVPDWCPVVLGASLDDVRMALCEASIVCAGSIHLPMGKLAEPRAAFSDLVCSADYVLVEADGAKTLPLKAHAEHEPVIPACAGRTVCVVGVDGLGAPRLADVPPSAAIRAAGRRFRRRCGHARGGGGGAARRGAS; encoded by the coding sequence TTGCTACATATCCAGCGTGGGCTTACGGCCATCATCGGCAGTGGCGGCAAGTCCACGCTTTTGCGCGCCTTGGCCGAGGAGCTGTCGCGCGATGCGCGCGTGATCGTGGCCACCAGCACGAAGATGCACGTGCCCGACTGGTGCCCCGTGGTGCTGGGCGCGTCGCTCGATGACGTGCGGATGGCGCTTTGCGAAGCCTCCATCGTGTGCGCGGGCTCCATCCATCTGCCCATGGGGAAGCTGGCCGAGCCGCGGGCGGCGTTTTCCGACCTGGTCTGTTCGGCGGACTATGTGCTGGTGGAGGCGGACGGGGCGAAAACGCTCCCGCTGAAGGCGCATGCCGAGCACGAGCCGGTCATCCCCGCGTGCGCAGGGCGGACGGTGTGCGTGGTCGGGGTCGACGGCTTAGGCGCCCCCCGTCTTGCAGACGTGCCACCGTCCGCAGCGATTCGCGCAGCTGGCCGGCGTTTCCGTCGACGATGCGGTCACGCCCGAGGCGGTGGCGGCGGTGCTGCGCGCCGAGGGGCTTCATGA
- a CDS encoding TetR/AcrR family transcriptional regulator, which yields MSALDSKPLPGFDPDLPHPVTRQVRQSARLEGTAGDIMLAARELYETEGVAATSMAAIARKAGVARSLLYYYFPDKQAVTDAVIEDYLEDLVESVSTWNELRAFGETPSELKNCVSMLRRALYTASGDPRPMFSVLEELGLRDRFATQAVREVVTCIQNYIVSEYMAYRTIEIQLIPETFGLLIFGLAGMMKAKPDITDDELATLIAQTLRLDMTVIDPPPWPEHPDAPSRPTPSPDGAA from the coding sequence GTGTCTGCACTGGACAGCAAGCCGTTACCCGGATTCGATCCTGACCTGCCGCACCCCGTCACGCGGCAGGTCAGGCAAAGCGCACGACTTGAAGGCACCGCCGGCGACATCATGTTGGCGGCGCGCGAGCTTTACGAAACCGAAGGGGTCGCCGCCACCAGCATGGCCGCCATCGCACGCAAGGCCGGCGTGGCGCGCAGCCTTCTGTACTATTACTTCCCCGACAAGCAAGCCGTCACCGACGCCGTGATCGAGGACTATCTTGAGGATCTGGTCGAAAGCGTGTCCACCTGGAACGAGCTGCGCGCGTTCGGCGAAACCCCCTCGGAACTGAAAAACTGCGTGTCCATGCTGCGACGCGCGCTCTACACCGCATCGGGCGACCCTCGCCCGATGTTCTCCGTGCTCGAGGAGCTCGGCCTGCGCGACCGCTTCGCCACGCAGGCCGTCCGCGAGGTGGTGACATGCATCCAGAACTACATCGTGTCCGAGTACATGGCGTACCGAACCATCGAGATCCAGCTGATCCCCGAAACGTTCGGCCTGCTCATATTCGGGTTAGCGGGGATGATGAAGGCCAAGCCCGACATCACCGACGACGAGCTTGCAACGCTTATCGCCCAAACGCTTCGCCTTGACATGACGGTGATCGATCCGCCGCCATGGCCGGAACACCCTGATGCGCCTTCGCGCCCGACGCCATCTCCCGATGGCGCGGCTTAG
- a CDS encoding DUF5692 family protein — translation MGREGPRQNPGGAPVTFAEIPTTHNPNAFFAVSLVALIANAALAAYQLRRIRARRLNPLKDELYNDTKSYREVVEENR, via the coding sequence ATGGGACGAGAAGGGCCGCGTCAAAACCCTGGTGGAGCGCCCGTAACATTCGCCGAGATCCCCACGACCCACAACCCGAACGCGTTCTTCGCCGTCAGCCTGGTGGCGCTCATCGCCAATGCGGCCCTTGCCGCCTACCAGCTACGCCGAATCCGCGCACGGCGCCTTAACCCGCTTAAAGACGAGCTCTATAATGACACGAAGAGCTATCGAGAGGTCGTCGAGGAAAACCGCTGA
- a CDS encoding DUF5692 family protein — MFFYEPLSATACVSVLLYLAFLIGMNELSRLNKWVGAVIFIALPVVLTVFVWPHTAVEGTGAGTWFQWVKTYSCLAGAVLGWLIVYFPAFQKKYIVCIPPIIFAINILEACIRDFQLTGVNGIVDGYMVVGGPWNVMNGIAGILNAICICGFFGIIVSRGKKKDYVWPDQLWFWIIGYDLWNFAYTYNSVSDRSMYCGLVLLAACTIPAFFIKRGAYAQHRVRTLAVNMIVTMTIPWFFLHPAFVVHSTNNPAAHMTISVIALIFNAGVFIYQAYTIFGKKRNPFKQELYIDNPRFRRVYLESIDVPEGQREAALANLEEFGYAAAWDEKGRVKTLVERP, encoded by the coding sequence ATGTTTTTCTACGAGCCGCTATCGGCAACGGCGTGCGTGAGCGTTTTGCTGTACCTGGCATTTCTGATCGGCATGAACGAGCTATCGCGCTTGAACAAATGGGTCGGCGCGGTCATATTCATCGCGCTACCGGTCGTTCTGACCGTCTTCGTCTGGCCCCATACCGCGGTCGAGGGCACGGGCGCCGGCACCTGGTTCCAGTGGGTGAAGACCTACTCGTGCTTAGCCGGAGCGGTCTTGGGCTGGCTGATCGTCTACTTCCCCGCCTTCCAGAAGAAGTACATCGTCTGCATACCGCCCATCATCTTCGCCATCAACATCCTTGAGGCATGTATCCGCGACTTCCAGCTCACGGGCGTCAACGGCATCGTTGACGGCTACATGGTGGTCGGCGGCCCGTGGAACGTCATGAACGGCATCGCCGGCATCTTGAACGCCATCTGCATCTGCGGCTTCTTCGGCATCATCGTCAGCCGCGGTAAGAAGAAGGACTACGTCTGGCCCGATCAGCTGTGGTTCTGGATCATCGGCTACGACCTGTGGAACTTCGCCTACACCTACAACAGCGTCTCCGACCGCTCCATGTACTGCGGCCTGGTGCTTCTGGCAGCCTGCACCATCCCGGCGTTCTTCATCAAGCGCGGCGCCTACGCACAGCACCGCGTCCGCACGCTTGCCGTGAACATGATCGTCACCATGACCATCCCCTGGTTCTTCCTGCATCCGGCGTTCGTGGTCCATTCCACCAACAACCCTGCAGCCCACATGACCATCTCGGTCATCGCGCTCATCTTCAACGCGGGCGTGTTCATCTACCAGGCCTACACGATCTTCGGCAAGAAGCGCAACCCCTTCAAGCAGGAGCTCTACATCGACAACCCGCGCTTCCGCAGGGTGTACCTCGAGAGCATCGACGTTCCCGAGGGTCAACGCGAGGCAGCGCTGGCTAACCTGGAGGAGTTCGGCTACGCGGCCGCATGGGACGAGAAGGGCCGCGTCAAAACCCTGGTGGAGCGCCCGTAA
- a CDS encoding RidA family protein — MADNVVVARNTENAPKCPMCSQTVAFSHYNNLSAQLPVDPRTGAIVEGGVKEQAEQCFRNIAAIVASIDHDLNDVVRVTIFVKDIMDLDAVERAYKSFFTTYVPARTIVAVNDLPMGALVQVEALLTNGEGTIPNEPQAGDLVKYANNTHNAPFDAMSTQSVAFSHYNNITAQLPIDPVSNQIVMGGVQEQTAQCLKNIKAVLTAMDVPFDDIVKVTVFLKDLGDVEAMNEIYKRFFPDSGIARAVNYLPARTVVEVADLPQHALVQIEAVCSHGDGTPPQAVEARHGLIIEANNIADAPKDELSSQTVAFSHYNNISAQLGIDPATGALVAGGVKAETEQALKNIKAIIESVDHALEDCVKVNIFVKDMNDMDAVNEVYARFFPEGTPARRVVGVANLPMGAAIQIDAIFGNFEGTPPIA, encoded by the coding sequence ATGGCGGATAACGTGGTAGTGGCAAGGAACACCGAGAACGCACCGAAGTGCCCGATGTGCTCTCAGACCGTCGCTTTCTCCCATTACAACAACCTCTCGGCCCAGCTGCCCGTCGATCCTAGGACCGGCGCTATCGTCGAGGGCGGTGTCAAGGAGCAGGCAGAGCAGTGCTTCCGCAACATCGCAGCCATCGTTGCGAGCATTGATCATGACCTGAACGACGTCGTTCGTGTCACCATCTTCGTCAAGGACATCATGGACCTCGACGCTGTGGAGAGGGCTTACAAGTCCTTCTTCACCACCTACGTGCCCGCCCGCACCATCGTTGCCGTCAACGATCTGCCCATGGGCGCCCTGGTCCAGGTTGAGGCTCTGCTCACCAACGGCGAAGGCACCATCCCGAACGAGCCTCAGGCCGGCGATCTGGTCAAGTACGCCAACAACACCCACAACGCCCCGTTCGACGCAATGTCCACGCAGTCCGTGGCGTTCTCCCACTACAACAACATCACCGCTCAGCTGCCGATCGATCCGGTTTCCAACCAGATCGTCATGGGCGGCGTGCAGGAGCAGACCGCTCAGTGCCTGAAGAACATCAAGGCCGTCCTGACCGCCATGGATGTTCCGTTCGACGATATCGTCAAGGTCACCGTCTTCCTGAAGGACCTCGGCGACGTCGAGGCCATGAACGAGATCTACAAGCGCTTCTTCCCGGATTCGGGCATCGCCCGCGCCGTCAACTACCTGCCGGCCCGCACCGTGGTCGAGGTCGCCGACCTGCCGCAGCATGCGCTCGTGCAGATCGAGGCCGTGTGCTCCCACGGCGACGGCACCCCGCCGCAGGCCGTCGAGGCCCGTCATGGCCTGATCATCGAGGCCAACAACATCGCCGACGCTCCGAAGGACGAGCTGTCCTCCCAGACCGTGGCGTTCTCCCACTACAACAACATCTCCGCCCAGCTCGGCATCGACCCGGCTACGGGCGCGCTGGTCGCCGGCGGCGTGAAGGCCGAGACCGAGCAGGCTCTCAAGAACATCAAGGCCATCATCGAGAGCGTCGACCATGCCCTGGAGGACTGCGTCAAGGTGAACATCTTCGTGAAGGACATGAACGACATGGACGCCGTCAACGAGGTGTACGCTCGGTTCTTCCC